A stretch of Mesoplodon densirostris isolate mMesDen1 chromosome 7, mMesDen1 primary haplotype, whole genome shotgun sequence DNA encodes these proteins:
- the FUT4 gene encoding LOW QUALITY PROTEIN: alpha-(1,3)-fucosyltransferase 4 (The sequence of the model RefSeq protein was modified relative to this genomic sequence to represent the inferred CDS: deleted 1 base in 1 codon) yields MNRALTLEGKDLGGCSGAAGRESPAGESASARPRRGVRGEVRNHGDGIRRSGRGAAVESGNPGGAEEWAEVPQEAPGAWPGWSGRARSGGEGRAAPGWAAGSTSLALDPRRAASGEEESKTCGPLDPGTALSRSRSGGDQQRRLDPQWQHESGRRRSGLAAARRAVAALPALAMGARWGRRRTRRGGLRLSEAQLALMAASLVCSAVVVYVCWKQLPPLPWASSVPPRRVSVLLWWEPFGGRHRAKRPPPDCRLRFNISGCRLLTDRAAYGEAQAVLFHHRDLVKGPPDWPPPWGVHVRPAEEQQVLMDDEEEAAEALALAASGPRPPGQRWVWMNFESPTHSPGLQSLAGNLFNWTLSYRADSDIFVPYGYLYPRTHPNEQPPGLVPPLARKQGLVAWVVSNWDERQARVRYYRQLSQYVTVDLFGKGGPGQPLPDVGLLHTVARYKFYLAFENSQHLDYITEKLWRNAFLAGAVPVVLGPDRANYERFVPRRAFIHVDDFPDASSLAAHLQFLDRNPAAYRGYFSWRRSYAVHVTSFWDEPWCRACQAVQMAGDQPKSVPNLAGWFQR; encoded by the exons ATGAACCGGGCCCTCACTCTGGAAGGCAAGGATCTGGGCGGCTGCTCGGGCGCAGCTGGGAGGGAATCCCCGGCGGGCGAGAGCGCCAGCGCCAGGCCAAGGCGTGGGGTGCGCGGAGAGGTCCGGAATCACGGCGACGGCATCCGGAGAAGCGGGCGGGGCGCTGCCGTGGAGTCCGGGAACCCTGGAGGGGCCGAGGAGTGGGCGGAGGTGCCGCAGGAGGCGCCCGGGGCTTGGCCGGGCTGGTCTGGTCGGGCGCGCAGTGGAGGGGAGGGA AGGGCTGCGCCGGGCTGGGCCGCCGGGTCCACGTCCCTCGCCCTGGACCCTCGCCGGGCGGCGAGTGGTGAGGAAGAGAGCAAGACCTGCGGGCCATTAGATCCTGGAACCGCCCTTTCCCGCTCCAGGTCGGGCGGCGACCAGCAACGAAGGCTGGATCCTCAGTGGCAGCATGAGAGCGGGCGCCGCCGCTCCGGGCTTGCGGCCGCGCGGCGGGCGGTGGCGGCTCTGCCGGCGCTCGCCATGGGCGCGCGGTGGGGCCGGCGGCGCACTCGGCGTGGAGGCCTGAGGCTGTCCGAGGCCCAGTTGGCGCTGATGGCCGCCAGCCTGGTGTGCAGCGCCGTGGTCGTCTATGTTTGCTGGAAGCAGCTGCCGCCGCTGCCCTGGGCCTCCTCCGTCCCGCCGCGGCGGGTGAGCGTgctgctgtggtgggagcccttcGGGGGCCGGCACAGAGCCAAAAGGCCGCCCCCCGATTGCCGGCTGCGCTTCAACATCAGCGGCTGCCGCCTGCTCACCGATCGCGCGGCCTACGGGGAGGCCCAGGCAGTGCTTTTCCACCACCGAGACCTGGTGAAGGGACCCCCGGACTGGCCCCCGCCCTGGGGCGTCCACGTGCGCCCGGCGGAGGAGCAGCAGGTGCTGATGGACGACGAGGAGGAAGCCGCGGAGGCCTTAGCCCTGGCTGCCTCGGGCCCCAGGCCCCCCGGCCAGCGTTGGGTGTGGATGAACTTCGAGTCGCCCACCCACTCCCCGGGGCTGCAGAGCCTGGCAGGTAACCTCTTCAACTGGACGCTCTCCTACCGGGCCGACTCGGACATCTTCGTGCCTTATGGCTACCTCTACCCCAGGACCCATCCCAACGAGCAGCCGCCGGGTCTGGTCCCGCCGCTGGCCCGGAAACAAGGGCTGGTGGCCTGGGTGGTGAGCAACTGGGACGAGCGCCAGGCGCGGGTCCGCTACTACCGCCAGCTGAGCCAGTACGTGACCGTGGACCTCTTCGGCAAGGGCGGGCCAGGGCAGCCGCTGCCTGACGTCGGGCTCCTGCACACGGTGGCCCGCTACAAGTTCTACCTGGCCTTCGAGAACTCGCAGCACCTGGATTATATCACGGAGAAGCTGTGGCGAAACGCCTTCCTGGCTGGGGCGGTGCCGGTGGTGCTGGGGCCAGACCGTGCCAATTATGAGCGCTTCGTGCCCCGCCGTGCCTTCATCCACGTGGACGACTTCCCTGATGCCTCCTCCCTGGCGGCTCACCTGCAATTCCTCGATCGAAACCCAGCTGCCTACCGCGGATACTTTAGCTGGCGTCGGAGCTATGCCGTGCACGTCACCTCCTTCTGGGACGAGCCTTGGTGCCGGGCCTGCCAGGCTGTGCAGATGGCTGGGGACCAGCCCAAGAGCGTCCCTAACTTGGCTGGCTGGTTTCAGCGGTAA